One Telluria mixta DNA window includes the following coding sequences:
- a CDS encoding NRAMP family divalent metal transporter, which produces MPLKLFRRLTDNATLKSLGPGLITGAADDDPSGIATYSQAGAQFGFNTLWTLVLTYPFMVGIQLVSARIGRVTGRGLAANIRRAYSPWLLYAIVSLLLVANVINIAADIAAMGEALRLVTGTGSSHLYALGFGLLCLALQVFLPYATYVRYLKWLTLGLLAYVATAFAVHMLWTEVFARTIWPHFAFTKDSVALIVAVFGTTISPYLFFWQASQEVEEIRNDHHTRALRTRPRDAAAQLKRIKTDTLIGMGFSNLVAFFIMLTTAVTLGAHGITDIQSSAQAAEALRPVAGEFAFIAFALGIIGTGMLAVPVLAGSAAYAVTESFRWRNGMDLKVVEAREFYGIIALATLGGVALDFAPVDPIAALVLSAQINGVIAVPIMAVMMLLAHNRKIMGGYTLSTRHTVIGWIGVAVMLVAVVAMFATM; this is translated from the coding sequence ATGCCGCTGAAGCTGTTCCGCCGCCTCACCGACAATGCCACGCTGAAATCGCTCGGCCCCGGCCTGATCACGGGCGCGGCCGACGACGACCCGTCCGGCATCGCGACCTATTCGCAGGCCGGCGCGCAATTCGGCTTCAACACGCTGTGGACGCTCGTGCTGACCTATCCGTTCATGGTCGGCATCCAGCTCGTGTCGGCGCGCATCGGCCGCGTGACGGGGCGCGGGCTCGCGGCCAATATCCGCCGGGCGTATTCGCCCTGGCTGCTGTACGCGATCGTCTCCCTGCTGCTCGTCGCCAACGTGATCAACATCGCGGCCGACATCGCCGCGATGGGCGAAGCGCTGCGCCTCGTCACGGGCACCGGTTCCAGCCACCTGTACGCGCTCGGCTTCGGCCTGCTGTGCCTCGCGCTGCAGGTCTTCCTGCCGTATGCCACCTACGTGCGCTACCTGAAATGGCTGACCCTGGGGCTGCTGGCGTATGTCGCGACGGCGTTCGCCGTGCACATGCTGTGGACGGAAGTGTTCGCGCGCACCATCTGGCCGCATTTCGCATTCACGAAGGACTCCGTCGCGCTGATCGTCGCCGTGTTCGGCACGACGATCAGCCCCTACCTCTTCTTCTGGCAGGCGTCGCAGGAAGTCGAGGAGATCCGCAACGACCACCACACGCGCGCACTGCGCACGCGCCCGCGTGACGCCGCGGCGCAGCTGAAACGCATCAAGACGGACACCCTGATCGGCATGGGTTTTTCCAACCTTGTCGCGTTCTTCATCATGCTGACGACAGCCGTGACGCTCGGTGCGCACGGCATCACGGACATCCAGTCGTCCGCCCAGGCGGCCGAGGCGCTGCGGCCGGTGGCGGGCGAGTTCGCGTTCATCGCATTTGCGCTGGGCATCATCGGCACGGGCATGCTCGCCGTCCCGGTGCTGGCCGGGTCGGCCGCGTACGCCGTCACCGAAAGCTTCCGCTGGCGCAACGGCATGGACCTGAAGGTCGTCGAGGCGCGCGAGTTCTACGGCATCATCGCGCTGGCCACGCTGGGCGGCGTCGCGCTCGACTTCGCGCCGGTCGACCCGATCGCGGCGCTGGTGCTGTCCGCGCAGATCAACGGCGTCATCGCCGTGCCGATCATGGCCGTCATGATGCTGCTCGCGCATAACCGCAAGATCATGGGCGGGTATACGCTGTCGACGCGCCATACCGTCATCGGCTGGATCGGCGTGGCCGTGATGCTGGTGGCCGTCGTGGCCATGTTTGCGACGATGTGA
- a CDS encoding response regulator translates to MTTQPTGLTIMVIDDSSTIRRSAEIFLTQAGYHVVLAEDGFDALAKINDHHPSLVFCDILMPRLDGYQTCALIKKSAKFHATPVVMLSSKDGLFDRARGTMVGSSAYLTKPFSKDSLLAAVRDHAQGRTDAAA, encoded by the coding sequence ATGACGACGCAACCGACAGGCCTGACGATCATGGTGATCGACGACAGCAGCACGATCCGTCGGTCCGCCGAAATCTTCCTGACGCAGGCCGGCTACCACGTGGTGCTGGCCGAAGACGGCTTCGACGCGCTGGCCAAGATCAACGACCATCATCCGTCCCTGGTGTTCTGCGACATCCTGATGCCGCGCCTGGACGGTTACCAGACCTGCGCGCTGATCAAGAAGAGCGCGAAATTCCATGCCACGCCGGTCGTCATGCTGTCCTCCAAGGACGGCCTGTTCGACCGCGCGCGCGGCACGATGGTGGGCTCGAGCGCCTACCTGACCAAACCTTTTTCCAAGGACAGCCTGCTGGCGGCCGTGCGCGACCATGCGCAGGGCCGGACCGACGCGGCTGCCTGA
- the corA gene encoding magnesium/cobalt transporter CorA: protein MINVFVLQNGRLNQIPIASRADLENAPAVWVDLLDPTDEERAWVKTTYDVILPGEDEVQDIEASARYYEAENGDLHLRTDFLREEEDGPSRIVTVAFILAKKILFSVHTDDLPVFRLVRLRARSRPGSIEDYMDVLLDLYATDAEYSADALEGIYESLEDVSQRVLQKEFTDQDAASALNAIAHEEDLNGRIRRNMMDTRRAVSFLMRGRLLNAEQFEEARQILRDIESLDGHTSFLFDKINFLMDATVGFININQNKIIKIFSVASVAFLPPTLIASVYGMNFDFLPELHWKFGYGWSLGLMVVSAIAPFLYFRHRGWLK, encoded by the coding sequence ATGATCAACGTATTTGTCCTACAAAATGGCCGACTGAACCAGATACCCATCGCGTCGCGTGCCGATCTGGAGAACGCGCCTGCCGTCTGGGTCGACCTGCTCGACCCGACCGACGAGGAGCGCGCCTGGGTCAAGACGACCTATGACGTGATCCTGCCCGGCGAGGACGAAGTCCAGGACATCGAGGCATCCGCGCGCTACTACGAGGCGGAAAACGGCGACCTGCACCTGCGCACCGACTTCCTGCGCGAGGAAGAGGACGGCCCGTCGCGCATCGTGACGGTCGCGTTCATCCTGGCCAAGAAGATCCTGTTCTCGGTCCACACGGACGACCTGCCCGTATTCCGCCTCGTGCGCTTGCGTGCGCGCTCGCGGCCCGGGTCGATCGAGGACTACATGGACGTGCTGCTGGACCTGTACGCGACCGACGCCGAGTACTCGGCCGATGCGCTGGAAGGCATCTACGAGAGCCTGGAAGACGTCAGTCAGCGCGTGCTGCAGAAGGAATTCACCGACCAGGACGCGGCCTCCGCGCTGAATGCGATCGCCCACGAGGAAGACTTGAACGGCCGCATTCGCCGCAACATGATGGACACGCGCCGTGCCGTCAGCTTCCTGATGCGCGGGCGGCTGCTGAACGCGGAACAGTTCGAGGAGGCGCGCCAGATCCTGCGCGACATCGAATCGCTCGACGGCCACACGTCTTTCCTGTTCGACAAGATCAACTTCCTGATGGACGCCACCGTCGGCTTCATCAACATCAACCAGAACAAGATCATCAAGATCTTCTCGGTGGCCTCGGTCGCGTTCCTGCCGCCGACCTTGATAGCCAGCGTCTACGGCATGAACTTCGACTTCTTGCCGGAACTGCACTGGAAGTTCGGCTACGGCTGGTCGCTGGGGCTGATGGTGGTCAGCGCCATCGCCCCGTTCCTCTACTTCCGCCACCGCGGGTGGCTCAAGTAA
- a CDS encoding heme-degrading domain-containing protein, whose amino-acid sequence MAVRIVHCSCAVLIAASALFAGTAGAATTNPGTSMEKKTVSLDTIRRQEQALQFTSFDNDAALAIGNKIVEQAKADKVAVTIDITINRNPLFFYAMAGTSPNNVDWIRRKSNLVNRTGHASFFVHTEAVNAGRDFDNLPMFDSKDYAAHGGSFPIVVKGTGQVGTITVSGLAGVDDHAMVVRALNWYLKADVPL is encoded by the coding sequence ATGGCTGTGCGTATCGTCCACTGTTCCTGCGCTGTGCTGATCGCAGCAAGCGCGCTGTTCGCCGGCACCGCCGGCGCCGCAACGACCAATCCAGGAACCAGCATGGAAAAGAAAACCGTATCGCTCGACACCATCCGCCGCCAGGAGCAGGCGCTGCAGTTCACGTCCTTCGACAACGACGCGGCGCTCGCGATCGGCAACAAGATCGTCGAGCAGGCAAAGGCGGACAAGGTCGCCGTCACGATCGACATCACGATCAACCGCAATCCGCTGTTCTTTTACGCGATGGCCGGCACGAGCCCGAACAACGTCGACTGGATCCGCCGCAAGAGCAACCTCGTGAACCGCACGGGCCACGCGTCGTTCTTCGTGCACACGGAAGCCGTCAACGCGGGCCGCGATTTCGACAACCTGCCCATGTTCGACTCGAAGGACTATGCCGCGCACGGCGGCTCGTTCCCCATCGTCGTCAAGGGTACCGGACAAGTCGGCACGATCACCGTGTCGGGGCTCGCGGGCGTGGACGACCATGCGATGGTCGTGCGCGCGCTGAATTGGTATCTGAAGGCGGACGTGCCGCTTTGA
- a CDS encoding cbb3-type cytochrome c oxidase subunit I, which translates to MQTTTVNPLPQPQFSRAGIIWIKLAVLYLIFGISLGIAMGASQNFTLRPVHAHVNLLGWTTLALAGLIYSIFPKAGESRLARLHFWLLNLALPVMMVALSMLLLGHMAFAPALVIAEIIAALAILAFAANLFLNLKQ; encoded by the coding sequence ATGCAAACCACGACCGTCAATCCGCTGCCGCAACCGCAGTTTTCGCGCGCCGGCATCATCTGGATCAAGCTGGCCGTCCTCTACCTCATCTTCGGCATCTCGCTGGGCATCGCCATGGGCGCCAGCCAGAACTTCACCCTGCGCCCCGTGCACGCCCACGTCAACCTGCTGGGCTGGACGACGCTGGCCCTGGCCGGCCTGATCTACAGTATCTTCCCGAAGGCGGGCGAAAGCCGTCTCGCGCGCCTGCATTTCTGGCTGCTGAACCTGGCCTTGCCCGTGATGATGGTCGCGCTCTCCATGCTGCTGCTGGGTCACATGGCCTTCGCACCGGCGTTGGTCATCGCGGAAATCATCGCCGCGCTGGCCATTCTCGCGTTCGCCGCCAATCTGTTCCTGAATCTCAAGCAATAA
- a CDS encoding rubredoxin, with protein sequence MCLICGWVYDEAAGAPDDGIAPGTRWADVPMNWTCPECGARKDDFEMTAI encoded by the coding sequence ATGTGTCTGATCTGCGGCTGGGTCTACGACGAGGCCGCCGGCGCACCGGACGACGGCATTGCGCCGGGCACCCGCTGGGCCGATGTCCCGATGAACTGGACGTGCCCGGAATGCGGCGCGCGCAAGGACGACTTCGAAATGACCGCGATCTGA
- a CDS encoding response regulator, with amino-acid sequence MAIQKILIVDDSPTERYYLTDILVRNGFTVTTADNGEDALAKIRAERPELILMDVVMPGANGFQVTRSIARDPELASVPVIICSSKNQETDRIWGMRQGAKDYFVKPVDPAKLLATIATLGA; translated from the coding sequence GTGGCCATACAAAAAATCCTGATCGTCGACGATTCCCCGACCGAACGTTACTACCTGACCGACATCCTCGTGCGCAACGGCTTCACCGTGACCACCGCCGACAACGGCGAGGACGCGCTGGCCAAGATCCGCGCCGAGCGCCCGGAACTGATCCTGATGGACGTCGTCATGCCCGGCGCGAACGGCTTCCAGGTGACGCGCTCGATCGCGCGCGACCCGGAACTGGCGTCCGTCCCCGTCATCATCTGCAGCAGCAAGAACCAGGAAACCGACCGCATCTGGGGCATGCGCCAGGGCGCGAAGGATTATTTCGTCAAGCCGGTCGATCCGGCGAAGCTGCTGGCCACCATCGCCACGCTCGGCGCCTGA
- the hemL gene encoding glutamate-1-semialdehyde 2,1-aminomutase has protein sequence MTATPDTTSKNDILFARAQQTTPGGVNSPVRAFRSVGGTPRFITRAEGPYFWDADGKRYIDYIGSWGPAIVGHTHPEVVKAVQDAAARGLSFGAPTEGEIEIAEEICRLVPSIEQVRLVSSGTEATMSALRLARGATGRDKIVKFEGCYHGHADSLLVKAGSGLLTFGNPTSAGVPEDFVKHTLVLDYNNIPQLEDAFQSMGDTIACVIVEAVAGNMNLIRATPEFLHRMRELCTEYGAVLIFDEVMSGFRVGIGGAQALYGITPDLTALGKVIGGGMPVAAFGGRADLMQKMAPIGPVYQAGTLSGNPVAVAAGMTTLKLIQQPGFYEHLTAQTKKLVEGLTAAAKEAGIAFCADSVGGMFGLYFADTVPTGYAQMMAGDKERFNRFFHGMLDEGVYFAPAMFEAGFVSATHDDAVIAETVEAARRVFARLA, from the coding sequence ATGACCGCTACGCCTGACACCACCTCGAAAAACGACATCCTGTTCGCCCGCGCCCAGCAGACCACGCCGGGCGGCGTGAATTCGCCCGTGCGCGCCTTCCGCTCCGTCGGCGGCACGCCGCGCTTCATCACCCGGGCCGAAGGACCGTATTTCTGGGATGCGGACGGCAAGCGCTACATCGACTACATCGGCTCCTGGGGCCCGGCCATCGTCGGCCACACCCACCCGGAAGTGGTCAAAGCCGTGCAGGATGCGGCCGCGCGCGGCCTGTCGTTCGGCGCGCCGACCGAAGGCGAGATCGAGATCGCCGAGGAAATCTGCCGCCTCGTGCCGTCGATCGAACAGGTGCGCCTCGTCTCGTCCGGCACGGAAGCGACGATGAGCGCGCTGCGCCTGGCGCGCGGCGCCACGGGCCGCGACAAGATCGTCAAGTTCGAAGGCTGCTACCACGGCCACGCCGATTCCCTGCTCGTGAAGGCCGGCTCGGGCCTGCTCACGTTCGGCAACCCGACGTCGGCCGGCGTGCCGGAAGACTTCGTCAAGCACACGCTCGTCCTCGACTACAACAACATCCCGCAGCTGGAAGACGCGTTCCAGTCGATGGGCGACACCATCGCCTGCGTGATCGTGGAAGCCGTGGCCGGCAACATGAACCTGATCCGCGCGACGCCGGAATTCCTGCACCGCATGCGCGAACTGTGCACGGAATACGGCGCCGTGCTGATCTTCGACGAAGTGATGTCGGGCTTCCGCGTCGGCATCGGCGGTGCGCAGGCGCTGTACGGCATCACGCCGGACCTGACCGCGCTCGGCAAAGTCATCGGCGGCGGCATGCCGGTCGCCGCGTTCGGCGGCCGCGCCGACCTGATGCAGAAGATGGCACCGATCGGCCCCGTCTACCAGGCCGGTACGCTGTCCGGCAACCCGGTCGCCGTCGCTGCCGGCATGACCACCTTGAAGCTGATCCAGCAGCCGGGCTTCTACGAGCACCTGACGGCGCAGACGAAGAAACTGGTCGAGGGCCTGACGGCGGCCGCGAAGGAAGCGGGCATCGCCTTCTGCGCGGACAGCGTCGGCGGCATGTTCGGCCTGTATTTCGCCGACACCGTCCCGACCGGCTACGCCCAGATGATGGCCGGCGACAAGGAGCGCTTCAACCGCTTCTTCCACGGCATGCTGGACGAAGGCGTGTACTTCGCGCCGGCCATGTTCGAAGCGGGCTTTGTCTCGGCCACGCACGACGATGCCGTGATCGCGGAGACGGTCGAAGCCGCGCGCCGCGTTTTTGCCCGCCTGGCGTGA
- a CDS encoding chemotaxis protein CheW, whose translation MDVSDVAGQKGAARRARLRQYQEQLLERMQAARTSSGARAHQLGVEIGGVRYLLDLVEAGEIVPLPPLAAVPLTQPWYLGLANVRGNLLGVVDLARYLDPEVAGTAPTAGTRLVTFASGLGFPCALLVAKVVGLRHAADMTPLDARLRDADGQEWTPLSLAALAREDRFLQVAR comes from the coding sequence ATGGACGTCAGCGACGTCGCCGGACAGAAGGGCGCGGCCAGGCGCGCGCGCCTGCGCCAGTACCAGGAACAGCTGCTCGAACGCATGCAGGCCGCGCGCACGAGCAGCGGCGCGCGCGCGCACCAGCTGGGCGTGGAGATCGGCGGCGTGCGCTACCTGCTCGACCTCGTCGAAGCGGGCGAGATCGTGCCGCTGCCGCCGCTGGCCGCCGTGCCGCTCACGCAGCCGTGGTATCTCGGCCTCGCGAACGTGCGCGGCAACCTGCTGGGCGTCGTCGACCTGGCGCGCTATCTCGATCCCGAGGTTGCCGGCACCGCGCCGACGGCCGGCACGCGGCTCGTGACGTTCGCGTCCGGTCTCGGCTTTCCGTGCGCGCTGCTGGTGGCGAAGGTCGTCGGCCTGCGCCACGCCGCCGACATGACGCCGCTCGATGCCCGCCTGCGCGACGCCGACGGCCAGGAATGGACGCCGCTGTCGCTGGCCGCGCTCGCGCGCGAGGACCGCTTCCTGCAGGTCGCACGCTAA
- a CDS encoding methyl-accepting chemotaxis protein, with protein MGFVSKLSMNFFPKDGGGDAQAPGTVLASPDTQFGAGTIPAGPVSGTAPTGSADDAALRLGQLARRKRRHAEEAATGMASGDDELRLPLIGHLSLPRQLRILLAAFAIGILLTLLSLWRNAGSGAIASGQTQIASEALMHSQRVGKAAPNAMQGVPDAFTQLQDSRIALSRDLDLLARGGDFNGNAIPASTGDLAAQLAAVRKKWNVSDAAAASILKMKPELVAFDKNLKQLDVLAPEMLALTEDILTERTARGGSARELAALGRMMMLTQRLSRSASEFLTSGGIRPETAFQMGRDTTTFRATVDGLLNGSAALGLAPLRDPDLRAKLEEVQSKFDICQKLISTFLDKLSDMTAAKAAEQTIFRDNEALRRQLTDLQTSYRAGEGSTGMWLWVLVAASIFTLVTAGSVSRVMLQDSRNRTRGADARRQEAEAMRLLAQAKEEEAKATNDQNQAAILRLMNELQEVADGDLTVYATVSEDITGAIADSVNYTVEELRGLVVRVIDTAEKVTQASNDAQQVSSRLLVAAGQQAREIQDTSATMFRMAGEITDVSSSAKESAEVARQSVAAAEQGATAVQNAIRGMGEIREQIQETSKRIKRLGESSQEIGEITELISDITEQTNVLALNAAIQAASAGEAGRGFSVVAEEVQRLAERSAEAAKQIGALVRTIQTDTHDAVAAMEKSTQGVVEGARTTDAAGAALADISRVSNRLAELIQGMAVAAGLQATSANGVAHNMQHILAITEQAQGGTQQTAQSIRQLAELAQELKNSVSRFRVAA; from the coding sequence ATGGGATTCGTATCCAAACTGTCGATGAATTTCTTCCCCAAGGACGGGGGCGGCGATGCGCAGGCGCCCGGCACGGTGCTGGCGTCGCCGGACACGCAGTTCGGTGCCGGCACGATTCCCGCCGGCCCGGTCAGCGGCACGGCGCCGACGGGTTCCGCCGATGACGCCGCGCTGCGCCTCGGCCAGCTCGCCCGGCGCAAGCGCCGCCATGCGGAGGAGGCGGCGACCGGGATGGCCAGCGGGGACGACGAACTGCGCCTGCCGCTGATCGGCCACCTGTCGCTGCCGCGCCAGCTGCGCATCCTGCTTGCCGCATTCGCGATCGGAATCCTGCTCACCCTGCTGTCGCTGTGGCGCAATGCCGGCAGCGGCGCGATCGCCAGCGGCCAGACCCAGATCGCCAGCGAGGCGCTGATGCACTCGCAGCGCGTGGGCAAGGCCGCGCCGAACGCGATGCAGGGCGTGCCGGACGCCTTCACGCAGCTGCAGGACAGCCGCATCGCCCTGTCGCGCGACCTCGACCTGCTGGCCCGGGGCGGCGACTTCAACGGCAACGCGATTCCCGCGTCGACGGGCGACCTCGCCGCGCAACTGGCCGCCGTGCGCAAGAAGTGGAACGTGTCCGACGCGGCCGCCGCCAGCATCCTCAAGATGAAGCCGGAGCTGGTCGCCTTCGACAAGAACCTCAAGCAGCTCGACGTGCTGGCGCCGGAAATGCTGGCGCTGACGGAAGACATCCTCACCGAGCGCACGGCGCGCGGCGGCAGCGCGCGCGAACTGGCGGCGCTGGGCCGCATGATGATGCTGACGCAGCGCCTGTCGCGCAGCGCCAGCGAATTCCTGACGTCCGGCGGCATCCGTCCCGAGACCGCGTTCCAGATGGGCCGCGACACGACCACGTTCCGCGCCACCGTCGACGGCCTGCTGAACGGCAGCGCCGCGCTGGGCCTGGCCCCGCTGCGCGATCCGGACCTGCGCGCCAAGCTGGAAGAAGTGCAGTCGAAATTCGACATCTGCCAGAAGCTGATCTCGACCTTCCTCGACAAACTGTCCGACATGACGGCCGCCAAGGCCGCCGAGCAGACGATCTTCCGCGACAACGAGGCGCTGCGCCGCCAGTTGACCGACCTGCAGACGTCGTACCGCGCCGGCGAGGGCAGCACGGGCATGTGGCTGTGGGTGCTCGTGGCGGCATCGATCTTCACCCTCGTCACGGCGGGCAGCGTCTCGCGCGTGATGCTGCAGGATTCGCGCAACCGCACCCGCGGCGCCGATGCCCGCCGCCAGGAAGCGGAGGCGATGCGCCTGCTGGCCCAGGCCAAGGAAGAGGAAGCCAAGGCCACCAACGACCAGAACCAGGCCGCGATCCTGCGCCTGATGAACGAATTGCAGGAAGTGGCGGACGGCGACCTGACCGTGTACGCCACCGTCTCGGAAGACATCACGGGCGCCATCGCCGACTCCGTCAACTACACGGTGGAAGAGTTGCGCGGCCTTGTCGTGCGCGTGATCGACACGGCGGAAAAGGTGACGCAGGCGTCGAACGATGCGCAGCAGGTGTCGAGCCGGCTGCTCGTCGCGGCGGGCCAGCAGGCGCGCGAGATCCAGGACACGTCGGCCACCATGTTCCGCATGGCGGGCGAGATCACGGACGTGTCCAGCTCCGCGAAGGAGTCGGCCGAGGTGGCGCGCCAGTCGGTGGCGGCGGCGGAGCAGGGTGCGACGGCGGTGCAGAACGCGATCCGCGGCATGGGCGAGATCCGCGAGCAGATCCAGGAAACCTCCAAGCGCATCAAGCGCCTGGGCGAATCGTCGCAGGAGATCGGCGAGATCACCGAACTCATTTCCGACATCACGGAACAGACCAACGTGCTGGCGCTGAACGCCGCCATCCAGGCCGCATCGGCCGGCGAGGCGGGGCGCGGCTTCTCGGTCGTGGCGGAAGAGGTGCAGCGGCTGGCGGAACGGTCGGCCGAAGCGGCCAAGCAGATCGGCGCGCTGGTGCGCACCATCCAGACCGACACGCACGACGCCGTGGCGGCGATGGAAAAGTCGACGCAGGGCGTCGTCGAGGGCGCGCGCACGACCGACGCGGCCGGCGCGGCGCTGGCCGACATCTCGCGCGTGTCGAACCGTCTCGCCGAGCTGATCCAGGGGATGGCGGTTGCCGCCGGGTTGCAGGCGACGTCCGCGAACGGCGTGGCGCATAATATGCAGCACATCCTCGCGATCACCGAACAGGCACAGGGCGGCACGCAGCAGACCGCGCAGTCGATCCGGCAACTGGCGGAGCTCGCGCAGGAACTGAAGAATTCGGTGTCGCGCTTCCGCGTCGCCGCCTGA
- the thiD gene encoding bifunctional hydroxymethylpyrimidine kinase/phosphomethylpyrimidine kinase, whose amino-acid sequence MQNQTSPLILTFGPADPVGALGIQSDVTVFAMHGCHALSVVTGLLVADSARVDDIHPTDHTLVVEQARMLLEDMPVAAIKVGTLASLEQIAAVAEIVSDYADVPLVLDPFTSSLPDCGPRDDDMLTLIHQLLAPQASVFLLSQPELARLADCWRDPGSIATVAEDAAELTGIGCGHVLVTGVGGGDGSRCNELYEPDGLATALPWAQHLPGPFVGAGNTLSAALAARMARGAGAADALPGAQDYVTGTLAHACRFGMGRLIPNKIFRAPGAAC is encoded by the coding sequence GTGCAAAACCAAACGTCTCCACTCATCCTCACGTTCGGGCCTGCCGACCCGGTCGGCGCGCTGGGCATCCAGTCCGACGTGACCGTCTTTGCCATGCATGGCTGCCACGCCCTCTCGGTCGTGACGGGCCTGCTCGTGGCGGACTCCGCGCGCGTCGACGACATCCACCCGACCGACCACACGCTCGTCGTGGAACAGGCGCGCATGCTGCTCGAGGACATGCCGGTGGCCGCCATCAAGGTCGGCACGCTCGCGAGCCTGGAGCAGATCGCCGCGGTGGCGGAGATCGTGTCCGACTATGCCGACGTGCCGCTCGTGCTCGACCCGTTCACGTCGTCGCTGCCCGACTGCGGCCCGCGCGACGACGACATGCTGACCCTCATCCACCAGTTGCTCGCGCCGCAGGCCAGCGTGTTCCTGCTGTCGCAGCCGGAACTGGCGCGCCTGGCGGATTGCTGGCGCGACCCGGGCAGCATCGCCACCGTCGCCGAGGACGCCGCGGAGCTGACGGGCATCGGCTGCGGCCACGTGCTCGTGACGGGCGTCGGCGGGGGCGACGGCAGCCGCTGCAACGAGTTGTACGAGCCGGACGGCCTGGCCACCGCCCTGCCCTGGGCCCAGCACCTGCCCGGCCCGTTCGTCGGCGCCGGCAACACGCTGTCGGCCGCGCTGGCGGCGCGCATGGCGCGCGGCGCGGGCGCGGCGGACGCCCTGCCCGGCGCCCAGGACTACGTCACCGGCACCCTCGCCCACGCCTGCCGCTTCGGCATGGGCCGGCTCATTCCGAACAAGATCTTCCGCGCTCCCGGCGCGGCCTGCTAA